In Danio rerio strain Tuebingen ecotype United States chromosome 9, GRCz12tu, whole genome shotgun sequence, the genomic window gaaagaaaatgaatctaTGAGTAACAGttcagaatgtgtgtgtgaaagaaatCAGTTAGACTTACCGACGACTCACTGTCCCGTATAAGGAAGTCTCCTTCCACTCCTCTCTCATTAAGCGCACACTCTGCATGGTGCCGTGTCACATTACCATAGTACCAGCCCTTTCCAGCAAATTTTCCTACACGCGAGGGCACTGTGTGACTGATGTGAGGGGATCCATGACTTGACCCTAAGCCCTTTGCTACCGGCCCGTCATCAAGCACTACCACATAGTTCTTAGGCACAAGGCCTACTATTCCGCGGCTGTTTTTACACCTCCACCACTCCGGGTCATTCTCGGGCTTTTCCAAAACCTCCATAGTCTCACCCTTCTCAAAGTTTAGTTCCTCCTCTGTGACTGAGCTGAAGGGGTACAGAGTCTGAACCACATGCAGAACGGAGCTCCCAGAGCCCCCCGGCCGGCCGTTGGCCATTGCTGAACCTTGCCCCACCTTCAACGACCGGAACCCCCCCACGGTGTCCCCGAACACCCCATCGTTGTCCGTGTATCCCACTTCCTCTTGGACGTAGTTAGACGGGAACCAGCCGACACGGCCAGCATGGCTACCCCTCCACCAGCCATCGCTGCACTTCTCCATGACGACCACCCTCTCCCCTTTGACGAGGTTGAGTTCATCGTCCCGCTCGGCTGCGTAAGAGAACTTCACCAATGCCGGAATGTTCAGGTCATAAATTCGTTCAGCTCCGCCCCCTCCGCCTCCTCCTGCGCTGCCATTGGATGGATATTCTGCTTCTGTGCTGGGTGTGGGAGATGGATCACGAGCACTGGTCTTCCTTTTCGTTTTGCCCAGTCCTGAGAGGAACAAACAGAAGCACAACAGTAAGTAGAAAGCTAGCAATTTAATGTAAACTAGAAATGATTAGTTCATTAGATGATTAACAGATCGTTAAATCAAGCCGGGACACACCAAGCCGATGACAAACAATAAGTAACTAACAACTAGTTGAAACCTAACTGTGTTGTTGCCTCGCGTTGGCTCACATCTGGCCctgtctggaccaaaaagctgcatGTGAACGCACCAAAAAGCCAACTGAAGTGAGAGTTTACATTCTGCGCCTGCATAAGAGGATGTGTTTTTCCACACCCGTGGGTGGCATTAGTCTGTTTTCTTGTGCAAAGCAGAAACTGGATCTTCCCATGCCCACgtctagggttgtaacaatataccggtatgacggtttaccacgatttgaacgtgcatgattatcataccatgaacaattgcatatcaacggttttaacccttaaagactgagacagccgcccgcggctaaaaataagtattgctcttaaatgtttaataacttttgatccgctgatccgattcatacaattcaaagattggcataaagaagagaatctcagctttccattgctgtatcacataacattcgcggactttcagaggctccggaatcagtgcggttacgtcatcaaaatgtgccaacgctgatttgacaaagaaacgctcgtcactgtgtctccggacaaaccagacatgatatattgatgcattgtccctcctccatgcccagattggttcaaactcgctatatcacaaccaataagcataggtttcgcttttgtttgtggaccaagctttttgaacaacacggaatgagagaaaggcatacatttatgcgcggctaaatgcaaaaaaaaaaaaaagttctgcattgcagacaaccatatccaaatccatatccacagacaaccatatccatgctggcacataaaacctaaggatgttccatattgaatctagtttcgttatgtaactatttatagtatagtaaatatttatatcaatttttttactgaggatttgcaccatgtttatttggactttatttggactttgacacattatttattattttcttatttttatttgttcattgtaagtggtgttgtttatagtaactaaaaatatattatttggaaaaagtcaaatttgcttcactgttctattattttgtaacttttgtaacataccgtataccgcgaaaccgtcaaaccgtggtaatgttttagacgattatcataccgtaaaaaattcataccgttacaaccctacccaCGTCCAAAGcctatatcaccctgcagcccaagaccgttactcactgaagctaagcagggctgtgcctggtcagtacctggatgggagaccacatgggaaaactaggttgctgttagaaGTTTAGTTAAAGAGGCCAggagggggcactcaacctgtggtctgtgtgagtcctaatgccccagtaaaagtgaaggggacactatactgtcagtgggcgccgtctttcggaggaggcgttaaaccgaggtcctgactctctgtggtcattaaaaaccccatggcacttctcgtaaagagcaggggtgtatccctggtgtcctggccaaagtccctcaatcagcCCTtgcaatcatggcctcccaatcatccccatacaCCAatttggctgtatcactgtctctccactccaccaattgCTGGTGTgttgtgagcgcactggcactgttgtcctgtggctgccatcgcatcatccaagtggatgctgcacactagtggtggtgtggagagacgccCCTCATGATAGTGAAGCGCTTCGGATTTGTggctatacacaataaatgctctatataaatacacatgatattacattacaaacaaagCAGCGTTCAGTACCATTATCACAGTAATTCTCGCTCACCACAAAATCATTTCCTCCTGCAAATATGTCTGTCTAATAATTcatattgtttgcaaatatttgagaattaTAGACAGCTGGCTGCCGCTTTGTGTTCCTTCTTGATCTGACCTGTTTACTTTCTACGTCACAATCGTACTCTGATTTGTTGCTAAATAACCAGTCAGAGCGATCTCTTCAGGCAATGGCCGATGCTACTGCCGAACCAGGTCAATGCAATCCAATGTTAACCTAATGAGAGCCGGCGTTTATTAGCCTGACGAAGCCCAATGGCCGATCGTCATCTTGTTTGGAAAAATTAGAGCCAGTACACACCAAGATTTTTTTCTGGGCTTCTGCTGGTCTAAATTTTTGATATGAAGCTAGTTAATGATGACTTACAGTATTATCACGGTATTGACCTATGATTACGATAAAAAAACTAAGTTTAATTAACAATTCACACTACCAGCTTATTACTTGTCTATTATGATActgactgtttttattttacatgcctAACACTGTCCATAAAAACTACTACATtaactactaataaacagctaCTTAGTTGTTTATTGAGCTAAATGTCTTAATGGTTAATGGATTGTTAATGCAAGTTGCACCGAACTCAAACGCTTCCTCTTTTAATTCTGTTGAAACTCCCATTCTTACTATCTAATGAACCAGATACTACAAAGTACCCTAAAATTCCCTGATGTCTTAAAGCATTATCGTACTGCAGAAGATTGCCGTGTGATTCTGTGTAAAGCGAAGCTGATCTACTCAAGACTAGTGATCTGACTGTGTTGGAAAGcgaaaaagaaataaacactaGAGTCCTGGGGCTGCATTGGGAACCGTGGAAGAAAAGGAGAGATTAAGGATTGAAGAGTTTCACATTCAGCTTTAAAGAAAAACGGGATTACTCTAATCTggttatccaaaaaaaaaaaaaaaatacataacctCAGAGACAGAACTGGCTTGAGAGTAGAAAATTCAGTCTTATAAATGCACAGATGTTAGAAACATGAGAACGCAGTCCTGGAGACTCGTTTCAAGCTGAATTTCTTTATTTAGACATGTTGGTTGTTCTGCAGTCAAACAGCGTCTTCAAGAAGTGAATGAGCCTACAGGAGCCTCTTACAGTGACAAGAGGAGGCTTAAATGAGTCTATCACAAGTCTgcaagttttatttattgattttttattatttttaagaggtttttttatttattatgataggACAGTATATATTTCAGACAGGAAatcattgggagcagagagagggaaaggatcggcaaaagacctcgagctgggaatcgaacttgggtcgccgTTAGCATGTCAGTGCAATATGTCGGCACACAGTAccacttttttttattgaaataatttcAATTACAATCTTATACggtaaaacataataaaacagaCAGTAAAGATCATTTCATATTCAAAACATTAAAACTGTGGTACTTTCcagttcatttctttaaaaacttgaCAAGCTTTGTCCGTCAGAATTTTGTACAGCTCACTCAAAATGTTCTCAATTTTATAATATACATACAGTTTTTCCACATATCTTTCCATTTTCCCCCTTAAAATCCCCCATACATCCATCTCCATGTTCTCTTTTTTTTGCCACAGTTCTCCTTTCCCACATTGCATTTTTCATCAGCATTTTACATAGGTTTACTATTTTCTAATTTTCATTTTTCTTATTCTATCCCAAGATTACTACTCTGCTCCGTTCTGTTTCAATTTCATCCCAGTCTCCAAGTAGTCGTTTAATTAAAACTTTACAATCTTTAAAAAAACCTTCCAATTCTTGACAATATAAAAACATGTGTAAAAAACCTTCTTCTTTTTGACATACTTTACACATTCCACTTTGTTCCATCCCCATCTTGTTTAAAATTACATCAGAAAAGATTGCTTTGTGCCTTATTAAAAATTCTAGACATTCGAAATTTGTTTCTACATGCCTTCCTTTCATGTTTCCCCATATTTCATttgcttttacatttttgtatttctgCATCCAGTATTTGTTTGCTGTTGGACTTTAAAAACATTCTctctaaaaaaacaataaatatttttcacagtacattcttcaaaatcgtactttttttttttcaactatttTTACACATagtaccactaggctattggtatTGACAAGTCTGCAAGTTTAACAAGTCTGATTTGAGACAGAGCTGTCCGTGTATATTATGTTTTTTAGGAAGAGGACATGACTAGGTTAAGATGGCTAAAccaagcatgcaaatgaagtaggtacagtacagtacagtacagtaatgTTATTGATATAGTTGCAATGGAAGCCCTCAGTGTGACATCAACAACAGGACCACCACTCTAAACTTAAAAGACGATGGCAAGAATTTGATTGTAAAATACTAAAAAACAAACccttttttttgtgaataaatattcATGGATTAAATGTTCACTTTAAGTAAACAATGAGAGTTAGCTaaataaacactgtacattgattTCACATGAACTATAATGTTTAAGAATTAGGCCAGCTGGCAGAGATTATTTTTGTGACTGTTTAAATTCGTTCAACCCCATTCGCCTTTACTCTTTGTAAGACCTCCAGTTGAATATATTTTCCACAAAAAAATGTGTGTTAACAAGTGTGTGGATGTCACAAACCAGATCAGTACACACTGGTTGTTTCCTATTACTTAATTGTGGTTCTGCATGTAGTGTAAGCTTCTTTAACCATTAAGCTTTGCATTGGCTTATTTAATGTGTGTATGTCTTGTGCAAATTTTGAAGGGGAAAACACTTGGGGTTTTATAATAAGCTGAATACTTGACAGTTATCTGTGTACAAGTAAACATTCATTCTCTAAATGCCATTGAAACAGACAAGTACCCTGTCATATTCTTAGCAGGACCCCGGTATTGATCTCAATGCCTTGACAGGCAGCCAAAAATAAGCCCTCTCACTTGTTCCCAGGTAACAGAGGAAATCTGCCACCTCCAATATTCCTGCCTCCTCTGCGGATCCCATGTGGCCACACAAAGCACACAACCAGAAGCTTCCTGCGTGTGCATGTGCACGCTCAGTGTGCGTCACTATGAATAGAACACATCGAAAGTATATCGAGGTGTGGAAATTGAGATGAGGCCTAGTAGCTCCTTACAGATTCTGAACCCCAACTGTCTATAAGAAACTCAAGAGGAAAGGGCCTCCAGGAAACAGGGGAGTATATTGAAGCTGCTTCATACTGATAAAACATGGGGAGTTACAACAGGACGAGAAGTTCGAAATAAACTAAATCTGACGTGATCTGACAGGAGAAAGAGTAGTCAAATTGGTGAGAAATCATGCGGTGAATAATGGAGTCATGGGGATGCAAGGGAACACTTGACGTCTGTCAGAATACTCTAAAATTCTGTCAAATAAAGCTTTCACACAATTATTCATGCATGCCCCCGCCACACTCTCACAGTAAACCTCTGGAAAACTTTGAATATCATCTGATGCCATTTACTTTGATTTGTAAGCATTTTGAATCAGAAGGACataaggcatgtcctcataatcCACCTCTATGTAATACCCATGTCATATCCATGTTATTATACACATTCCTGTCCTTGTAAACTACCAAAAGCAGCatgcaaaacacacacccacacttgTATATATGGTTTACAAGGACTTTTCATATTGTATTTtctaacgtaaaaaaaaaatatttctatgtCCTTAACCTCTTATCTCTATAACAAAAACACATATCCTATCCACTACGCTCAAATAATTCTTGACAACTGATTATTGCCAGAATTTCAAAATCAACTGTAGGCTGTAGATCTCATTTCTGGCAcataaactctggaacagccttcctagcaTAGTTCAGAAAGCAGACACACCTTGTCAGTTTGCATTAGCATGCACATAAAGCACAATTACTGTTGAAATCCAAATCCttttagtctgcattatttagggcaaccaGAGCCGGGAACACCTCCCTAAAACATTATAATTTAAACGGCATCTGCACTTATGTTAGtttcttatttattgtttttattttttatgttccatgatcctggaccaggccgtatcctgagcagctgccgTGGTGAtcatggagaagtggagagcatgaTACTGATCCTTGTAAGTCCCTatagtgacagacgagtctttgcacTGATCCTGTAGgaccagcctgtacaccagcgcgtgacctctcccacctgcagcttctccacgatgaacGTTCAGCGCTCTCCAGCgattagactgcagctctgcacaggacgttaggccataggagaaatggtcgtgcccaactgagcctggtttctctagaGGTTTATTAATTCTTCACTTTAACAAATTGGTTGAGTTTTTTCCATGCCTCTGtcaccactagcttgcatggttcgggacctgtggagctgcgcatcgatggatttgctcttcagtgtttgaactctcagcagtaaatattaaaccacactgaattaaactaaactgaactgacactgtttcaacttactaaatcttctatgtgaagctgctttgacacaatctacattgtaaaagctctatagaACCAAAGAAGAAATGAATTGAATGAAACCTGTTGTAAAATGTGTAGGTAAAAGTCCTTAAGGATGATTTTTAGTgtttttgaattatgaggacacaaggatgtcctcataaaccactttaatagagtacaactagctCATACTTGTGTAGGTATTAAAGTCCAttttaggcaagtcatttcactcggcggccatctttaaaacacctctcaggcagtatgctcggttattctgtctgaatgggaaaaCATAGAATTCTTCAAAATTGTTTGCCAAGCTAACAATAACATTACAAATTCACTTACCAATAGAATTAAGCAACAACTGTCTAATAAGTTCAGTTTCTAAACAttagaatcaaacaaaatctgcattttttcagGTTCAaaagaacgagatcacgacaccgaCCTCATTTTTGACAGTGTTACGCATTATCAACCTCTGGATAATGCTTTGTCAGATCACGCTGGTCTTCCGAAGTAATTCACaccttggtcttgatggtgaatctcctccagaaattacTGTGACTATTTGTTTACTAGTTTGTGGGCATTTGACAAGACGGACTGTacctcacattaaaaaaaaaaacttttgttttcaggtgtagttggttcatttaaaagtagagatttcaagctttatttggatatatttctCGTGTCTGTGAAGCAAGCATTTGCAGAGATTCAAgagtgtttgttgaccacaaaacctGTTGTAAAAGCACATGTCTGGTCTGACTTCTCCCCTGGAGAGTACTACTGTAGTATGTAGGGGTTAAActgccatattgactgttactcttttcccaattcaaaactaTATAAGTGGCATGTAATGTGTATTATATAGTCTTTGGTCTTTATACAGTattgtgtccttgtaaaccacataacctgcacatacacacactacatgCGAATTGCATGTATAGGCTGTAACTGAAGTGTGAAGGCAAAAAAAGTAACAGTTTCCATCAGACCTCAATTCCTGGGTCTCTGGCTACTGAAGTACTCTTAACAGGTACCTCCCCTAGGGATGCCAGTCTCACACTACACTGCACTTGAGGCTGAAAATACCTCTGCCAAAGGCTTTCTGACATAAGAATTAACCTGAAATCATTCTTCATCTCAAACTAAAACAGTTACCCTTTGCAGTAAGGAAAGTGGGATTGACTACTCAGAAAAATGACAAGCAATGATCAATTATGATATGCGTTTCTTAAATTAACCTTTCAACAAAAGTAGGTGTCTGTACCGATGCTTTAATGATTTTAGAGGAGGGGTTACACTGAGCTATAAGACTAGTatgaaattaacatattttaaaataatgtcagAAAGTTTGGTTAAACCAGGGCTGGGCGAGAAGATAACTCTCTTTCCTAAAGGGTTTAGctgcaaccctaatcaaacacaacggCGTAAGTTAATTAAAGTTTTCAGGATTAGATAAAGGACTAAAAACAGAAAGATAGAGGTAGGCAAGTTTGATCAGGACTAAAAGTGAACTCACGTTTGTTTGATACTGTC contains:
- the nck2a gene encoding cytoplasmic protein NCK2a isoform X1, giving the protein MTEEVIVIAKWDYTAQQDQELDIRKNERLWLLDDSKTWWRVRNASNRTGYVPSNYVERKNSLKKTSLVKNLKDTLGLGKTKRKTSARDPSPTPSTEAEYPSNGSAGGGGGGGAERIYDLNIPALVKFSYAAERDDELNLVKGERVVVMEKCSDGWWRGSHAGRVGWFPSNYVQEEVGYTDNDGVFGDTVGGFRSLKVGQGSAMANGRPGGSGSSVLHVVQTLYPFSSVTEEELNFEKGETMEVLEKPENDPEWWRCKNSRGIVGLVPKNYVVVLDDGPVAKGLGSSHGSPHISHTVPSRVGKFAGKGWYYGNVTRHHAECALNERGVEGDFLIRDSESSPSDFSISLKAVGKNKHFKVQHQDGVYCIGQRRFSSMDELVEHYKKAPIFTSEQGDKLYLVKALG
- the nck2a gene encoding cytoplasmic protein NCK2a (The RefSeq protein has 3 substitutions compared to this genomic sequence), whose translation is MTEEVIVIAKWDYTAQQDQELDIRKNERLWLLDDSKTWWRVRNASNRTGYVPSNYVERKNSLKKTSLVKNLKDTLGLGKTKRKTSARDPSPTPSTEAEYPSNGSAGGGGGGGAERIYDLNIPALVKFSYAAERDDELNLVKGERVVVMEKCSDGWWRGSHAGRVGWFPSNYVQEEVGYTDNDGVFGDTVGGFRSLKVGQGAAMANGRPGGSGSSVLHVVQTLYPFSSVTEEELNFEKGETMEVLEKPENDPEWWRCKNSRGIVGLVPKNYVVVLDDGPVAKSLGSSHGSPHISHTVPSRVGKFAGKGWYYGNVTRHHAECALNERGVEGDFLIRDSESSPSDFSISLKAVGKNKHFKVQHQDGAYCIGQRRFSSMDELVEHYKKAPIFTSEQGDKLYLVKALG
- the nck2a gene encoding cytoplasmic protein NCK2a isoform X2; the encoded protein is MEKCSDGWWRGSHAGRVGWFPSNYVQEEVGYTDNDGVFGDTVGGFRSLKVGQGSAMANGRPGGSGSSVLHVVQTLYPFSSVTEEELNFEKGETMEVLEKPENDPEWWRCKNSRGIVGLVPKNYVVVLDDGPVAKGLGSSHGSPHISHTVPSRVGKFAGKGWYYGNVTRHHAECALNERGVEGDFLIRDSESSPSDFSISLKAVGKNKHFKVQHQDGVYCIGQRRFSSMDELVEHYKKAPIFTSEQGDKLYLVKALG